One genomic region from Mesotoga infera encodes:
- a CDS encoding DUF2088 domain-containing protein, with protein sequence MKFSLDYREKERLQLEVPAGRVLLPTSPVERSGEGSSLRESLLKPFDAAPILELAKSAKEIVLIVEDHTRHSPIFETLSFMKSLFVENKIPWSKVSLLVATGTHRQMMADELTEKFGSFSRDTRILQHDAEAAGRMKDYGEFLGVPIRINEAVEADLTIGVGSIVPHRFSGWSGGAKIVIPGVSAYETVFKSHR encoded by the coding sequence ATGAAATTCTCGCTTGACTATAGAGAGAAGGAGAGACTTCAGCTGGAAGTTCCGGCGGGAAGAGTACTTCTTCCGACTTCACCTGTTGAGAGAAGCGGAGAGGGCAGCTCTCTGCGCGAATCGCTACTGAAGCCGTTTGATGCTGCTCCGATCCTGGAGCTTGCGAAATCTGCGAAAGAGATAGTCCTGATCGTAGAGGATCATACAAGGCACTCTCCAATCTTTGAGACTCTCTCTTTCATGAAATCGCTTTTCGTCGAAAACAAGATTCCCTGGAGCAAAGTCTCCTTGCTGGTCGCGACTGGAACTCACAGACAAATGATGGCCGATGAGCTAACCGAGAAGTTCGGCAGTTTTTCTCGCGATACCAGAATCCTCCAGCACGATGCAGAAGCAGCCGGCAGGATGAAAGACTATGGAGAATTCCTTGGAGTTCCGATCAGGATAAACGAAGCGGTTGAAGCCGACCTCACAATTGGAGTGGGTTCGATCGTTCCCCACAGGTTCTCCGGATGGTCGGGTGGAGCTAAAATTGTAATTCCGGGCGTCTCTGCGTATGAAACTGTCTTTAAGTCACACAGGAT
- a CDS encoding ABC transporter ATP-binding protein: MFLLETRELSVSYNEVPALRKVSIKASKGEVVSVLGPNGAGKTTLLKSISGLVSSEAGSKVLLNGEEIQHLAPHKITRLGVIHVPEGRQVFAELSVQENLEVAATRIGLAKARPNIEKVYELFSELKSRKNQMAGTLSGGEQQMLAIGRAIVSDPMIMMIDEPSMGLAPVIVKRIFETLKNYVKDTGLTMLIVEQNAKLSLPMSDRVYIVSQGQIKLEGSVDEVKSDERIREMYFGGK; the protein is encoded by the coding sequence ATGTTCTTGCTTGAAACCCGTGAACTCTCAGTTTCATATAACGAGGTTCCCGCTCTCAGAAAAGTATCAATAAAGGCCTCCAAAGGGGAAGTCGTCTCCGTGCTCGGTCCCAATGGAGCTGGAAAGACGACTCTTCTGAAGAGCATCTCGGGACTCGTATCTTCTGAAGCCGGAAGCAAAGTCCTTCTGAACGGAGAAGAGATCCAGCATCTTGCCCCGCACAAAATAACCAGACTTGGGGTTATTCACGTTCCCGAAGGAAGACAGGTATTCGCGGAACTCTCCGTTCAGGAAAACCTTGAAGTTGCGGCTACTAGAATTGGACTCGCAAAGGCTCGCCCAAACATCGAGAAAGTTTATGAGCTTTTCTCGGAACTGAAGTCCCGGAAAAACCAGATGGCCGGCACGCTTTCCGGCGGAGAGCAACAGATGCTCGCAATTGGAAGAGCCATTGTTTCCGATCCAATGATCATGATGATAGACGAACCTTCCATGGGACTGGCTCCTGTTATCGTTAAGAGAATATTCGAGACTCTGAAAAATTACGTCAAGGATACGGGTCTTACAATGTTGATTGTGGAACAGAACGCGAAGCTCTCGCTCCCAATGAGCGACAGAGTTTACATCGTATCGCAAGGTCAAATAAAACTCGAAGGCTCTGTTGACGAAGTGAAAAGCGATGAGCGAATCCGAGAAATGTATTTCGGTGGTAAGTAA